One window from the genome of Pelodictyon luteolum DSM 273 encodes:
- the hisB gene encoding imidazoleglycerol-phosphate dehydratase HisB, whose amino-acid sequence MPEASTSAPRQATVTRKTSETDISATLSLDGTGTSSIQTGVGFLDHMLTSFSRHSRIDLAVICKGDLEVDDHHSVEDVAIVIGSAILQALGSRAGIRRFGSALVPMDESLARAAVDLGGRSFAVVKAEFGRPVIQGMSTEMVGHFFTSIASGLKANIHIAVLDGHNTHHMIEAMFKAFALAMKDAVCIEGGGIPSTKGVL is encoded by the coding sequence ATGCCCGAAGCATCCACCAGCGCCCCCAGACAGGCCACCGTGACGAGAAAAACAAGCGAGACAGACATCAGCGCAACCCTCTCTCTTGATGGTACCGGCACGAGCTCCATCCAGACCGGCGTCGGGTTTCTAGACCACATGCTTACCTCCTTCAGCCGCCACTCCCGCATCGACCTTGCCGTCATCTGCAAGGGAGACCTTGAGGTGGACGACCACCACTCGGTGGAAGATGTCGCCATCGTTATCGGCAGCGCCATCCTGCAGGCTCTGGGTTCGCGTGCAGGCATAAGGCGCTTTGGTTCGGCACTGGTGCCGATGGACGAATCGCTCGCCCGTGCGGCAGTCGACCTCGGAGGACGCAGCTTCGCTGTCGTCAAGGCTGAATTCGGTCGCCCTGTCATCCAGGGCATGTCTACTGAAATGGTCGGGCATTTTTTCACCTCGATCGCCTCGGGCCTGAAGGCCAACATCCACATTGCAGTCCTCGACGGCCACAACACGCACCACATGATCGAAGCCATGTTCAAGGCGTTCGCACTGGCGATGAAAGACGCCGTTTGTATCGAGGGTGGCGGCATCCCCTCTACCAAAGGGGTGCTATAG
- the rny gene encoding ribonuclease Y: protein MGIVINLFLIIFASVVFFAAGFFLGRFFLERLGTTKVLEAEERAVQIVQEAQKEANEYKELKVTEVNQEWKKKRREFDQEVVIKNNKFNQLQKQVQQREAQLKKQLQDVRDTERKLQDQQKELDQAMETVGIRATELERIITEQNQRLESISNLQADEARQMLVDNMITKAREEATETIHKIHEEAEENAGRLAEKTLLTAIQRISFEQATENALSVVHIQSDELKGRIIGREGRNIKAFENATGVDIIVDDTPEVVILSCFDPLRREHAKLTLKKLLADGVIHPVAIEKAYLDAGKEMADVIMSAGEEALASLQIPDMPAEIVRLIGTMKFHSVYGQNLLQHSREVAMLAGIMATELKLDPRLAKRAGLLHDIGLVLPDTDQPHALAASEFLRKFKESAVVLNAIAAHHGEAEKESPIAELVDAANVISLARPGARGAVTADGNVKRLESLEEIAKGFPGVLKTYALQAGREIRVIVEGDNVSDSQADVLAHDIAHKIESEAQYPGQIKVSIVRERRSVAYAK, encoded by the coding sequence ATGGGAATTGTCATAAACCTGTTTTTGATCATTTTTGCTTCGGTTGTGTTTTTTGCGGCAGGTTTTTTCCTCGGGCGTTTCTTCCTCGAGCGTCTCGGTACGACGAAGGTCCTCGAAGCTGAAGAGCGTGCGGTGCAGATCGTGCAGGAGGCCCAGAAGGAGGCAAACGAGTACAAAGAGCTGAAGGTCACCGAAGTCAATCAGGAGTGGAAGAAAAAGCGCCGGGAGTTCGATCAGGAGGTGGTGATCAAGAACAATAAGTTCAACCAGCTCCAGAAGCAGGTGCAGCAGCGTGAAGCGCAGCTGAAGAAGCAGTTGCAGGATGTCCGCGACACCGAGCGCAAGCTGCAGGACCAGCAGAAGGAACTCGACCAGGCGATGGAGACCGTCGGCATCCGTGCGACTGAACTCGAACGCATCATCACCGAGCAGAACCAGCGCCTTGAGAGCATCAGCAACCTGCAGGCAGATGAGGCCCGCCAGATGCTCGTCGACAACATGATTACCAAGGCCCGCGAAGAGGCTACCGAGACCATCCACAAGATCCACGAGGAGGCTGAGGAAAATGCCGGCCGCCTGGCTGAGAAGACCCTTCTTACCGCCATCCAGCGCATCTCCTTCGAGCAGGCAACTGAAAACGCCCTTTCCGTGGTGCACATCCAGAGCGACGAACTCAAGGGCCGCATCATCGGCCGTGAGGGGCGCAACATCAAGGCGTTCGAGAATGCCACCGGCGTGGACATCATCGTTGACGACACCCCCGAGGTGGTCATCCTTTCCTGCTTCGACCCGCTTCGCCGCGAGCATGCCAAACTCACCCTGAAGAAGCTGCTTGCCGACGGGGTCATCCATCCGGTGGCCATCGAGAAGGCTTATCTGGATGCAGGCAAGGAGATGGCTGATGTCATCATGAGTGCCGGCGAAGAGGCGCTTGCCTCTCTCCAGATCCCCGACATGCCGGCAGAAATCGTCAGGCTCATCGGTACCATGAAGTTCCATAGCGTGTACGGCCAGAACCTTCTGCAGCACAGCCGTGAAGTGGCCATGCTTGCCGGCATCATGGCGACCGAGCTCAAGCTTGATCCGCGCCTGGCGAAGCGGGCGGGCCTGCTGCACGACATCGGCCTCGTGCTTCCCGACACCGACCAGCCGCACGCCCTTGCCGCCAGCGAATTCCTGCGCAAGTTCAAGGAGTCCGCTGTCGTACTCAACGCCATTGCCGCCCACCACGGCGAGGCTGAAAAGGAGTCTCCCATCGCCGAACTGGTCGATGCCGCCAACGTGATTTCACTGGCACGGCCCGGAGCGCGCGGCGCCGTCACTGCAGACGGCAACGTCAAACGCCTGGAAAGCCTTGAAGAGATTGCCAAGGGGTTCCCCGGCGTACTCAAGACCTATGCCCTGCAGGCAGGCCGTGAGATCCGCGTCATCGTAGAGGGTGATAATGTGAGCGACTCGCAGGCCGACGTGCTTGCGCATGACATCGCCCACAAGATCGAATCGGAAGCCCAGTACCCCGGACAGATCAAGGTATCGATCGTCAGGGAGCGCCGCTCCGTCGCCTACGCCAAGTAA
- a CDS encoding cell division protein ZapA, with amino-acid sequence MEKFDVNVYGDTYPLRADTREAVENAAGEVDRRMRRFAVQAPSFEPLRLAVLAAVELAEEKLQLEETMAGLQERIGKLNAFVGDNLQ; translated from the coding sequence ATGGAAAAGTTTGATGTAAATGTTTACGGTGATACCTACCCGCTTCGTGCCGATACCCGGGAAGCAGTTGAGAATGCTGCCGGTGAGGTCGACAGGAGGATGCGCCGTTTTGCTGTGCAGGCACCCTCATTCGAGCCGTTGAGGCTTGCTGTACTCGCTGCCGTCGAGCTTGCCGAGGAGAAGCTTCAGCTTGAAGAGACGATGGCCGGGCTGCAGGAGAGAATCGGGAAGCTCAACGCTTTTGTCGGGGACAATCTCCAGTAA
- the pheT gene encoding phenylalanine--tRNA ligase subunit beta, with the protein MKISVNWLKDFLPSFSPDITSLVEKLTFLGLEVEDVESTPLPDLRVVVGRVQSVALHPDADRLRICMVDTGLEEPLQIVCGAPNVAEGMLVPVATEGSRLTMQDGTSFVIKPSKIRGQRSFGMICAADELGLSADHSGVMELDSSYAVGEPFARYLDSDTVLDIAVTPNRPDVLSHLGIARELGSAPDAILFPEEAPLEFSADSPLVQVMDSGACPLYVGVIIRGVTVGPSPRWLSARLESIGLRPKNNIVDITNFILHALGQPLHAFDLQKLKGGRVIVRSDFSGSFTTLGAEQCTVEPGMPVICDTQMPVALAGVMGGLDSAVGEGTVDILLEAACFAPSAVRRSARKAGISSDSSYRFERGIDIRNVLPAARAAVALILETAGGTVGEATLQGDPSPALLVLPFRPRRANELLGTAIETDAMQAMLARIGFRTLALDEGVMQVEVPSCRIDVLQEIDLIEEVARLHGYDNIEASGRLAATYPASRTRPGYFPDFLRGVAVGLDFREVLTNPLIRREEAAPFGDGLVSVLNPISEGLEVLRPGLVPGMLKVIAHNIRHGNRDMRLFEVAHGFSVADPSGAAEQGPLGAYCEKEWLVLALTGNRYPRSWNQPPDRVDFYDAVGAAEMLLGKLNLLDKSAVNIYNENTVSIDLELTEGKKKRSQRAGRAMRLDSALLSQFGIEQDVFTVELDVSVLEMLYSPDVVYDPPSKFPAVQRDLSFILPGTVPVQSLVGLVRSSDPLIRDVSVFDVFERGSGGGGERSVGLSISIADHSGTLQEGRISEILRTVGVNAESKLGAVIRQV; encoded by the coding sequence ATGAAAATATCTGTCAACTGGCTCAAAGATTTCCTTCCGTCCTTTTCCCCGGATATCACCTCCCTTGTCGAAAAGCTCACCTTCCTCGGCCTCGAGGTTGAGGATGTGGAGTCGACTCCCTTGCCTGACCTGCGGGTTGTGGTCGGGCGGGTGCAGTCCGTCGCTCTGCATCCTGATGCCGACCGCCTCCGGATCTGCATGGTCGACACCGGACTTGAAGAGCCGCTGCAGATCGTCTGCGGTGCTCCGAACGTGGCCGAGGGGATGCTGGTTCCTGTTGCGACCGAGGGTTCCCGCCTCACCATGCAGGACGGAACCTCTTTCGTCATCAAGCCTTCAAAGATCCGCGGCCAGCGTTCGTTCGGCATGATATGCGCAGCCGATGAGCTCGGCCTGTCGGCCGACCACTCAGGAGTCATGGAGCTCGACTCCTCCTATGCCGTCGGAGAGCCGTTTGCCCGTTACCTTGACTCGGACACCGTGCTCGACATAGCCGTCACCCCCAACCGCCCCGACGTGCTCTCGCATCTCGGCATAGCCCGGGAGCTCGGTTCCGCGCCGGACGCCATCCTTTTCCCCGAAGAGGCCCCCCTCGAGTTTTCCGCTGACTCTCCCCTGGTGCAGGTTATGGACAGCGGGGCTTGCCCGCTCTATGTCGGCGTCATCATCCGGGGCGTTACCGTAGGTCCTTCCCCCCGCTGGCTTTCGGCCCGGCTCGAGTCCATCGGACTGCGTCCGAAGAACAACATCGTCGACATCACGAACTTCATCCTCCACGCACTCGGCCAGCCGCTCCACGCCTTCGACCTCCAGAAGCTTAAGGGCGGGCGCGTCATCGTGCGCAGCGACTTCAGCGGCTCATTTACGACGCTTGGCGCAGAGCAGTGCACCGTGGAACCGGGCATGCCGGTAATCTGCGACACCCAAATGCCTGTGGCCCTTGCCGGCGTCATGGGCGGGCTGGACTCTGCGGTCGGAGAGGGAACCGTGGACATCCTTCTCGAGGCGGCCTGTTTTGCGCCGTCGGCCGTCCGCCGTTCGGCCAGGAAAGCCGGGATTTCATCTGACTCCTCATACCGGTTCGAGCGTGGCATTGATATCCGCAATGTCTTACCCGCAGCCCGTGCCGCCGTGGCCCTGATCCTCGAAACGGCCGGCGGAACAGTCGGTGAGGCCACGCTGCAGGGTGATCCCTCTCCGGCGCTCCTTGTTCTCCCGTTCCGGCCCCGGAGGGCAAACGAGCTGCTCGGCACCGCAATCGAGACCGATGCGATGCAGGCGATGCTGGCCCGGATTGGGTTCCGGACCCTTGCTCTGGATGAGGGCGTGATGCAGGTGGAGGTCCCCTCCTGCCGCATCGACGTATTGCAGGAGATCGACCTCATTGAAGAGGTGGCGCGCCTTCATGGTTACGACAACATCGAGGCCTCAGGGCGCCTGGCGGCGACGTATCCCGCATCGCGGACCAGACCTGGATATTTTCCCGACTTTCTTCGTGGAGTCGCAGTCGGTCTTGATTTCAGGGAGGTGCTCACCAACCCGCTCATCCGGCGGGAGGAGGCGGCTCCCTTCGGTGATGGGCTCGTGAGTGTCCTGAACCCCATCAGCGAGGGCCTTGAGGTCCTTCGGCCGGGGCTCGTGCCCGGCATGCTGAAGGTCATCGCCCACAACATCCGGCACGGGAACCGTGATATGCGCCTGTTCGAAGTGGCTCACGGCTTCAGTGTGGCCGATCCGTCAGGAGCGGCGGAGCAGGGCCCGCTCGGCGCCTACTGCGAGAAAGAGTGGCTGGTTCTGGCCCTCACCGGCAACCGCTATCCCCGGAGCTGGAACCAGCCCCCTGACAGGGTAGACTTCTATGATGCCGTCGGAGCGGCCGAGATGCTGCTCGGGAAACTGAATTTGCTTGATAAATCAGCAGTTAATATTTATAATGAAAATACTGTCAGTATTGATTTGGAGCTGACGGAAGGGAAGAAAAAACGGTCACAGCGTGCGGGCCGGGCCATGAGGCTGGATTCCGCTCTGCTTTCACAGTTCGGCATAGAGCAGGATGTCTTCACCGTCGAGCTTGATGTTTCGGTGCTCGAAATGCTCTACAGCCCTGATGTTGTCTACGACCCGCCTTCAAAATTCCCCGCCGTCCAGAGGGATCTTTCATTCATCCTGCCAGGCACGGTTCCCGTACAGTCGCTCGTCGGCCTTGTCCGTTCCAGCGACCCGCTCATCAGGGATGTTTCCGTTTTCGACGTGTTCGAACGGGGCTCCGGCGGTGGCGGAGAGAGGAGTGTAGGGCTGTCGATTTCGATAGCCGACCATTCCGGAACCCTGCAGGAAGGGCGGATCAGTGAAATTCTTCGTACAGTTGGAGTCAATGCTGAAAGTAAGCTTGGTGCGGTAATTAGACAGGTCTGA
- a CDS encoding DUF6088 family protein: MKSFRTTLLSQVRSRIDRKRNAVVLRQDFRDLGQYDQVGRCLLRLVKEGRLIKIGQGIYVRAAVSPLDEQPALPKSLNSLAVEAMQKMGIPTGPTAAERDYNEGKSTQVPTGRTIGVCKRVRRHIGYNGYTMKFEHVT; the protein is encoded by the coding sequence ATGAAAAGCTTTCGAACAACACTACTCTCCCAAGTTCGCTCGCGCATTGATCGCAAGCGCAATGCTGTCGTGCTGCGTCAGGACTTTCGGGATCTCGGCCAGTACGATCAGGTTGGCCGCTGCTTGCTTCGTCTCGTCAAAGAGGGGCGGCTTATCAAAATAGGTCAAGGGATTTATGTCCGCGCTGCTGTATCGCCGCTTGATGAACAGCCAGCCCTTCCCAAAAGCCTCAATAGTCTGGCCGTTGAGGCGATGCAAAAAATGGGCATCCCCACAGGTCCTACGGCAGCGGAACGCGATTACAACGAGGGCAAAAGCACGCAAGTTCCAACGGGACGCACTATCGGCGTTTGCAAGCGTGTTCGTCGCCACATTGGATACAACGGGTACACGATGAAGTTTGAGCATGTCACGTAA
- a CDS encoding TolC family protein, producing the protein MVPFVLCIFFALAPVASRAAGSGDFATSDSTAIERLTLEDALIRALGHNTDIQVARGEEEIARNGVHIGNAGLLPKLSAVSSVSWHDPGKGAPASSVESTTTAAELQASYTLFDGFGSIRTFTRLKNSGRLGTLKARERIEIVVMDVARAYYGAANSLEELHASMQAVEISDERLRRAKLRRDYGQANTQEVLSAEVDANNDQVTLLNARLGRETAMRRLNVLLGHRVGHHYAIADSVVFSALPPLDSLRVSALGTNAGYLASGGEVLDQRLLMLIARSEQYPEVSLQAGWGLSRYAAGRDIGLNGTTPGASGGVVVNWPIFNGRQTAIKTENARIAWLNSRLRHDRALQQLLQELRDGWDAWSISRDVLRFEERNIESARLNFQRTRELYVLGQSTGTTFREAQLNLIRAEKSRAGARYDRKLRELELLRLGGRLLTPFGTAGR; encoded by the coding sequence ATGGTCCCGTTCGTTCTCTGCATCTTTTTCGCACTGGCTCCGGTTGCGTCGAGAGCGGCCGGTTCAGGTGACTTCGCAACGAGCGATTCCACGGCAATCGAGCGCCTCACACTCGAAGATGCCCTCATTCGGGCCCTCGGGCACAATACCGACATTCAGGTCGCCAGAGGGGAAGAGGAGATCGCCCGTAACGGGGTCCACATCGGCAATGCCGGCCTTCTGCCGAAACTCTCGGCCGTTTCGTCCGTCTCATGGCATGACCCCGGAAAGGGAGCGCCGGCGTCGTCTGTCGAGTCAACCACCACGGCGGCGGAGCTGCAGGCGAGCTACACCCTCTTCGACGGTTTCGGCAGCATCCGGACCTTCACCAGACTCAAGAACAGCGGCAGGCTCGGCACCCTGAAGGCCCGGGAACGTATCGAGATCGTTGTCATGGATGTCGCCAGAGCCTATTACGGTGCGGCCAACTCACTCGAAGAGCTGCATGCATCAATGCAGGCTGTGGAGATATCCGATGAGCGCCTCCGACGGGCGAAGCTGCGGAGGGATTACGGACAGGCAAACACCCAGGAGGTGCTCTCCGCCGAAGTGGACGCCAACAATGACCAGGTGACGCTCCTGAATGCCCGTCTCGGACGGGAAACCGCAATGCGCAGGCTGAACGTCCTGCTCGGCCATCGGGTCGGCCATCACTATGCGATAGCTGACTCCGTCGTGTTTTCCGCTCTTCCGCCCCTCGACTCGCTCCGGGTGAGTGCCCTCGGAACCAATGCCGGTTATCTGGCAAGCGGCGGGGAGGTGCTCGATCAGCGCCTCCTTATGCTCATCGCCCGTTCGGAACAGTACCCCGAAGTTTCCCTTCAGGCCGGATGGGGCCTCAGCCGCTACGCCGCGGGCCGGGACATAGGCTTGAATGGCACGACGCCGGGCGCGTCCGGAGGGGTGGTGGTGAACTGGCCGATTTTCAACGGTCGCCAGACCGCCATAAAGACTGAAAACGCCCGGATTGCTTGGCTTAACAGCCGTCTGCGCCACGACCGGGCTCTCCAGCAGCTCCTGCAGGAGCTCCGGGACGGGTGGGACGCATGGTCCATAAGCCGTGATGTGCTCCGGTTCGAGGAACGGAACATCGAGTCGGCGCGGCTCAATTTCCAGCGCACCCGTGAACTCTATGTGCTCGGCCAATCGACAGGAACCACGTTCCGTGAAGCACAGCTGAACCTGATCCGGGCTGAAAAAAGCAGGGCCGGTGCCCGCTATGACAGAAAGCTCCGCGAGCTTGAGCTGCTGCGCCTCGGCGGAAGGCTGCTCACCCCGTTCGGGACGGCTGGTCGTTGA
- a CDS encoding efflux RND transporter permease subunit has product MKALIRHFVRYPVLGNVLFLAVILFGLVSFTQIKTTFFPDIPPNFIYVSALYPGASPEEIEEAVTLKIEDRLKGVNGIDRVTSVSTENSMTVTVELKKGFDANDLLQEVTNSVNQISSFPAELEQLRIYKQERMDFVIAYSLYGDVDLRTLKGYARSLERELRNSGAATRITLSGFPLEEIEVGLRENDMRAYGITFSDVAAAVSRANVKITGGTIRGSREELLIRADSKGYQASDLKSIVVRSGANGAVVRLGDLADVRDRWSDDPDRSWFNGKPAVILDIERSADQDMFEIVGKAQTVVEAFDRRHADIQVDILRNGSAIVKERADILSSNGFVGMVLVVLFLAFSLNPRLALWVAAGIPFSFAGMFMLGSLYGLSINVVSLLAMILVVGIIVDDGIVIAESIYQRYEKGEKPLEAALNGTMEVIPSVTAAVLTSVVLFFLFLFLDGDLGQRVKDIAFVASTTLLVSLLESIFILPAHIAHSKSLHGRPEAKSWLLRKSEEFLHFQRDVLYAPILRFSIANPLITAAVPVALLIITFGAMRGGFIKATFFPVIEHDNVQITLEMPTGTPGGVTAGALARMEQRIRDVDDAYRQSEGGENGLVAAIARDIGPEGHQGGLRVTLVDSRLRSIGSLETGNRFRDAIGPVPGASKLLVGGGGFWGMPVSIALKSDNLAQLDGARRMLEEELKGMEQLKDVADNDPPGLQEVRVRLKEKAYALGLTTGEVMNRVRSAFFGQEAQRLVRGIDEVKVWVRYGEDERSTIGALETMFIRLDDGRSIPLREIADLSVSRGISSIKHIDAQRVVKIEADIADPKTSVPQLLDVVSRNIMPPILAAYPDVSFNFEGQSRESGKTTGSMRIAFPALLFIMYLIIVITFRSFSQALLVMLLLPLALIGVAWGHFIQGYILSILSLFGVIALIGIVVNDSLVFISSFNSRIKEGVPFQDALYEVGLSRFRPIILTTITTVAGLGPLIFEQSRQAQFLSPMAISVAYGLLFGTTLTLIIIPALLVLHNAARRRIHSFIARRPVTPEEAEPAWREEVFSREQ; this is encoded by the coding sequence GTGAAAGCCCTCATCCGTCATTTCGTCCGCTACCCGGTGCTCGGCAATGTGCTGTTCCTTGCCGTCATCCTGTTCGGTCTGGTGTCGTTCACCCAGATCAAGACCACCTTCTTTCCCGACATCCCTCCCAATTTCATCTATGTCAGCGCACTCTATCCCGGCGCTTCGCCCGAGGAGATAGAGGAGGCCGTTACCTTGAAGATCGAAGACCGGCTGAAAGGCGTGAACGGCATCGACCGGGTGACCTCCGTATCGACGGAAAACAGCATGACGGTGACCGTTGAGCTCAAGAAGGGGTTCGATGCCAACGACCTTCTGCAGGAGGTGACCAATTCGGTGAACCAGATCAGCTCGTTTCCTGCCGAACTCGAGCAGCTGAGGATATACAAGCAGGAACGGATGGACTTTGTCATCGCCTACTCCCTGTATGGCGACGTCGATCTCAGGACCCTGAAGGGATACGCCCGGAGCCTTGAGCGCGAGCTCCGCAACAGCGGTGCGGCGACCCGCATCACCCTCAGCGGATTTCCTCTGGAGGAGATCGAGGTCGGCCTTCGTGAAAACGACATGCGGGCCTACGGGATAACGTTCAGCGACGTGGCGGCCGCTGTCAGCCGTGCCAACGTCAAAATCACCGGCGGCACCATCCGGGGCTCCCGCGAGGAACTGCTCATCCGGGCTGACAGCAAGGGCTATCAGGCCTCTGACCTCAAGAGCATCGTGGTCCGCTCCGGCGCAAACGGTGCTGTGGTGCGCCTCGGCGACCTGGCCGATGTCCGCGACCGCTGGTCGGATGATCCCGACAGGAGCTGGTTCAACGGCAAGCCGGCAGTCATCCTGGACATCGAGCGGAGCGCAGACCAGGACATGTTTGAAATCGTCGGGAAGGCACAAACGGTCGTCGAGGCTTTTGACCGGCGCCATGCGGACATCCAGGTCGACATTCTCCGTAACGGTTCGGCCATCGTGAAGGAGCGGGCCGACATCCTCAGCAGCAACGGGTTTGTCGGCATGGTGCTTGTTGTCCTGTTTCTGGCTTTTTCTCTCAACCCCCGCCTCGCACTCTGGGTTGCGGCCGGCATCCCGTTCTCGTTCGCCGGCATGTTCATGCTCGGTTCACTCTACGGTCTGTCGATCAACGTAGTCTCGCTGCTGGCAATGATTCTGGTGGTCGGCATCATTGTCGACGACGGCATCGTGATTGCCGAGAGCATCTACCAGCGTTACGAAAAAGGCGAGAAGCCCCTTGAGGCTGCACTGAACGGCACGATGGAGGTCATTCCCTCCGTTACGGCGGCGGTGCTCACCTCCGTAGTCCTCTTCTTCCTGTTCCTGTTCCTCGACGGGGACCTTGGCCAGCGGGTCAAGGACATCGCTTTCGTCGCCTCTACGACCCTCCTGGTGTCGCTTCTCGAAAGCATCTTCATCCTTCCGGCCCACATTGCCCACTCAAAGTCGCTGCACGGCCGCCCGGAGGCAAAGAGCTGGCTGCTCCGCAAGTCGGAGGAGTTCCTCCATTTCCAGCGCGATGTGCTCTATGCTCCGATCCTGCGTTTCAGCATCGCCAACCCGCTCATTACGGCGGCAGTGCCGGTGGCTCTTCTCATCATCACCTTCGGCGCCATGCGGGGCGGCTTCATCAAGGCGACGTTCTTTCCGGTCATCGAGCACGACAACGTCCAGATCACCCTGGAAATGCCAACCGGCACACCGGGCGGCGTGACGGCCGGGGCGCTTGCCCGGATGGAGCAGCGGATCAGGGATGTCGATGATGCTTACCGGCAGAGCGAGGGTGGCGAGAACGGGCTTGTGGCGGCGATTGCCCGCGACATCGGACCCGAGGGCCACCAGGGCGGACTGCGGGTCACCCTTGTCGACAGCCGGCTCCGCTCGATCGGCAGCCTCGAGACGGGCAACCGGTTCCGTGATGCCATCGGACCCGTTCCCGGGGCGAGCAAGCTCCTGGTCGGCGGCGGGGGATTCTGGGGCATGCCGGTTTCCATCGCGCTGAAAAGCGACAACCTCGCCCAGCTCGACGGCGCCCGGCGTATGCTCGAGGAGGAGCTGAAGGGGATGGAGCAGCTTAAGGATGTCGCCGACAACGACCCACCGGGTCTCCAGGAGGTGCGGGTACGGCTGAAGGAGAAGGCCTACGCGCTCGGGTTGACGACCGGTGAGGTCATGAACAGGGTGCGCAGTGCGTTTTTCGGCCAGGAAGCCCAGCGTCTGGTGCGCGGCATTGATGAAGTGAAGGTATGGGTCCGATACGGCGAGGATGAGCGTTCAACAATCGGTGCGCTCGAGACGATGTTCATCCGGCTCGACGACGGACGTTCCATTCCGCTCAGGGAGATTGCAGATCTTTCCGTCAGCCGTGGAATTTCCTCCATCAAGCATATCGACGCACAGCGTGTCGTAAAGATCGAAGCTGATATCGCCGATCCCAAAACATCGGTGCCGCAGCTGCTCGACGTTGTCAGCCGGAACATCATGCCCCCCATACTTGCCGCCTATCCCGACGTCAGCTTCAATTTCGAGGGGCAGAGCCGCGAGAGCGGCAAGACCACCGGCTCGATGCGCATCGCCTTTCCTGCGCTGCTCTTCATCATGTACCTCATCATCGTCATCACCTTCCGCTCGTTCAGTCAGGCTCTCCTCGTGATGCTGCTTCTGCCCCTCGCCCTCATCGGTGTCGCCTGGGGCCATTTCATCCAGGGCTACATCCTCAGCATCCTGTCGCTGTTCGGGGTCATCGCCCTCATCGGCATCGTTGTCAACGATTCCCTTGTCTTCATCAGCAGCTTCAACAGCCGCATCAAGGAGGGCGTGCCGTTCCAGGACGCTTTGTATGAGGTCGGACTCAGCCGGTTCCGCCCCATCATCCTCACGACCATCACCACCGTAGCCGGGCTCGGTCCGCTCATCTTCGAGCAGAGCCGCCAGGCGCAGTTCCTCTCACCGATGGCCATATCGGTGGCTTACGGGCTGCTGTTCGGCACAACCCTGACACTCATCATCATCCCTGCGCTGCTTGTGCTGCATAACGCGGCCCGACGCAGGATCCATTCATTCATCGCCCGTCGCCCCGTGACGCCCGAAGAGGCCGAGCCGGCATGGCGGGAGGAGGTTTTCAGCCGTGAACAATAG
- a CDS encoding nucleotidyl transferase AbiEii/AbiGii toxin family protein, giving the protein MSRNQLLPKKSAIERAAGLLVTTDEAFIEKDWHVVRALRLLNGLQSPGLQLAFGGGTSLAKAGLIKRFSEDVDFKATIQPAGRTQYRATRKTIIETLLDEGFSLLAEPMVRDESRFFSLELDYGATFSTSRRLRKHIRVEVRFVPPKIPVVFQPVQSLLGLTEQQPAEIGSMPYVHPVEIAADKLSALSWRLLDDDESQDKTLIRHVHDMAALEPMITSNGAFQNLVRQAMTDDLNRSHIPLVQRLRRVMTALKTAVWKKAYQSFVQDMSFAREDEIIAYETALNACERLIDLVERKRT; this is encoded by the coding sequence ATGTCACGTAATCAACTGCTGCCAAAAAAATCAGCCATTGAGCGTGCTGCCGGCCTACTCGTCACGACTGATGAAGCCTTCATTGAAAAAGATTGGCATGTCGTTCGAGCGCTTCGATTGCTGAATGGCCTGCAAAGTCCAGGATTGCAGCTGGCTTTTGGTGGGGGGACATCATTGGCCAAAGCAGGTCTGATCAAGCGGTTTTCCGAGGATGTGGATTTCAAAGCCACAATACAACCGGCAGGGCGCACACAGTATCGAGCAACGCGTAAAACAATAATTGAGACTCTGCTCGATGAAGGATTTTCGCTTCTCGCGGAACCAATGGTGCGCGATGAGAGTAGATTTTTTTCGTTGGAACTTGATTATGGGGCAACATTCTCGACCAGCCGTCGCTTACGAAAACACATCCGGGTAGAGGTTCGCTTTGTCCCGCCCAAAATACCCGTTGTGTTTCAACCGGTTCAATCTCTTCTGGGGCTTACTGAACAACAGCCCGCCGAAATCGGCTCAATGCCGTATGTCCATCCGGTCGAAATAGCTGCCGATAAACTCAGTGCGCTATCATGGAGGCTGCTTGATGACGATGAAAGCCAGGATAAAACCCTCATACGGCATGTTCATGACATGGCGGCACTGGAACCCATGATTACTTCGAACGGGGCATTTCAAAACCTTGTTCGACAAGCCATGACGGATGATTTGAATCGCAGTCATATTCCTTTAGTGCAACGGCTTCGTCGGGTTATGACAGCGCTCAAGACAGCTGTTTGGAAAAAAGCCTATCAATCGTTCGTGCAGGATATGTCATTCGCTCGTGAGGATGAAATCATTGCTTACGAAACGGCACTGAATGCCTGTGAGCGATTGATTGATCTGGTTGAGCGCAAACGGACATAA